A DNA window from Malus domestica chromosome 12, GDT2T_hap1 contains the following coding sequences:
- the LOC103450726 gene encoding DNA N(6)-methyladenine demethylase ALKBH1D-like: MRLFLHRTTSNSSPPLHRSLSPPFLLRQVLPPRKWMKNWRNDGRTTSSEAPGSPVTPGGNSVIRSDSVTSCGSSSNTYDGFVSGNGGNSNENWQMIRVGSFSIDYKIFDVPSGIRSTQLVPKSALDPTDKAHCYSLSSFIHFNKRKYRIDLRSKLVNMEDAATSSSSKNISKLPHESSNMSDCQRDNDIYSSLPTEFGKKRKHGLPEKSQSAPRNMKYVPVSKNSYWSKGSQEPFDICMSLTRSSAPKDSWHARKIENLNEEEDMVEFENPAHTELTSSIVLLRSGMVLLKHFVTLSEQVEIVKKCRELGLSPGGFYQPGYHDGAKLRLQMMCLGWDWDPQTRKYGDRRTVDGTRPPGIPKEFSLLVKRAIDEAHAHIKEELRVSRAEEILPSMTPDICIANFYTTTGRLGLHQDRDESTKSLHDGLPVVSISIGDSADFLYGDQRDIAKAENVVLESGDVLIFGGPSRHIFHSVTSILPDSAPRSLLEATSLRPGRLNLTFRQY; this comes from the exons ATGCGGCTCTTCCTCCACCGTACGACCTCTAATTCCTCACCGCCTCTTCATCGTTCGCTATCGCCGCCGTTCCTTCTCCGCCAAGTTCTTCCGCCGCGGAAGTGGATGAAGAATTGGAGGAACGACGGTCGTACGACGAGCTCTGAAGCGCCGGGTTCTCCCGTCACTCCCGGTGGCAATTCCGTAATTCGATCTGATTCC GTGACCAGCTGTGGCTCTTCTTCAAATACTTACGATGGTTTTGTGAGTGGAAATGGCGGAAACTCAAACGAAAACTGGCAGATGATAAGGGTTGGAAGTTTTTCAATTGATTACAAGATTTTTGATGTCCCATCTGGTATTAGATCAACGCAACTTGTTCCCAAGTCTGCATTAGATCCTACTGATAAGGCACACTGCTACTCTCTCAGTTCGTTTATTCATTTCAATAAAAGGAAGTATCGAATCGATTTAAGATCAAAGCTAGTTAATATGGAAGATGCTGCTACAAGTTCAAGCTCTAAGAATATAAGTAAACTTCCACATGAAAGCTCAAATATGTCAGATTGTCAAAGAGATAACGATATATATTCATCTTTACCTACAGAATTTGGGAAAAAAAGAAAGCATGGCCTCCCAGAAAAATCTCAGTCCGCACCAAGAAATATGAAATATGTACCTGTTAGCAAGAACTCATATTGGTCTAAGGGTTCGCAGGAACCGTTTGATATATGCATGTCTCTGACCAGAAGTTCTGCACCTAAAGATTCTTGGCATGCAAGAAAGATAGAAAACCTGAATGAAGAGGAGGACATGGTGGAATTCGAAAATCCAGCACACACGGAACTCACAAGTTCAATAGTACTACTGAGGTCTGGGATGGTATTGTTGAAACATTTCGTCACCCTCAGTGAACAG GTTGAAATAGTGAAAAAATGCCGGGAGCTCGGTTTAAGTCCTGGAGGCTTTTATCAGCCAGGTTACCATGATGGAGCAAAACTTCGTCTACAGATGATGTGCCTTGGCTGGGACTGGGATCCTCAGACAAGAAAGTACGGAGATAGGCGAACAGTAGATGGTACTCGGCCTCCTGGTATTCCTAAGGAATTTAGTTTGCTGGTAAAAAGAGCGATTGATGAGGCACATGCCCACATTAAAGAGGAACTCAGAGTTAGCAGAGCTGAAGAAATACTCCCTTCAATGACTCCTGATATATGCATTGCCAACTTTTATACAACAACTGGCCGACTTGGTCTTCATCAG GATCGCGATGAAAGCACAAAGTCTCTCCATGACGGATTGCCTGTGGTCTCCATCTCTATAGGTGATTCAGCAGACTTCCTCTATGGAGATCAGAGAGATATTGCAAAGGCAGAGAATGTTGTTTTGGAATCAGGTGACGTGCTGATATTTGGAGGACCTTCGAGGCATATTTTTCATAGCGTGACATCCATCCTACCGGACTCAGCCCCAAGGAGTTTGTTGGAAGCAACCAGCCTTCGTCCTGGACGTCTCAATCTTACCTTCAGACAGTATTAA